Proteins co-encoded in one Stomoxys calcitrans chromosome 5, idStoCalc2.1, whole genome shotgun sequence genomic window:
- the LOC106085182 gene encoding uncharacterized protein LOC106085182, whose protein sequence is MMAYEAFIAIGILLVAGNVEGKPIFKKIGVATHPVYTQPQPTYVQPQPTYVQPAPVIQAQPVYVQAAPAHPPPPPPPPPPPPPRQIIVQPVIVRPVVQHPAPPPPPPPPKPVKVQPVIVKPIVVQPIIKPVQVQPVVQHPVVQRPVVHYPVVQQTVVTKPGHGKRKKHH, encoded by the coding sequence ATGATGGCTTACGAAGCATTTATTGCTATTGGAATTTTATTGGTTGCTGGTAATGTAGAGGGCAAAcctatatttaagaaaattggtgTGGCAACTCATCCTGTCTACACTCAACCGCAGCCCACTTATGTTCAACCGCAGCCCACCTATGTTCAACCAGCACCAGTAATACAAGCCCAACCCGTTTATGTGCAGGCAGCCCCAGCTCATCCCCctcctccaccaccaccaccaccaccgccacctCCTCGACAGATTATCGTACAGCCTGTAATAGTTCGACCTGTAGTCCAACATCctgcaccaccaccaccacctcctcCTCCGAAACCTGTAAAGGTTCAACCTGTAATAGTTAAACCTATAGTGGTGCAACCAATTATTAAACCAGTTCAGGTACAACCAGTAGTTCAACACCCAGTAGTACAGCGACCAGTGGTCCATTATCCAGTAGTTCAACAAACAGTTGTAACAAAGCCAGGTCATGGGAAGCGCAAAAAACATCATTAA
- the LOC106085179 gene encoding selenocysteine-specific elongation factor, whose amino-acid sequence MVVKNLNIGLLGHVDSGKTSLAKVLSSISSTASFDKSSQSQQRGITLDLGFSALLIDTPAHIKCQCPEIEQIQITFVDCPGHASLIRTIIGGAQIIDMMILVIDAQKGIQTQTAECIVIGALLKRKLLVVVNKIDMFESEEKKAATLKKLDTKLRKAISSTQFGDSFPIFHVSAVSGEGIQELLEGIKSNLYMPTRNLDEPFLMYVDHCFSIKGQGTICTGTVVQGSVSVNDNIDIPSIKEQRKVKSMQMFRRPVQKASMGDRVGICLTQFNAKSMERGILCQVGYMQLIYAAVIQCNVIEFYKYAIKSKSKFHVSVGHNTIMAHITLFQGTGESPVFNSALEYEYIDELDEDKCKQTTSQTVFCLLEFETPIYATSNSILIASKLDLDVHSTCCRLAFWGNMQWHTNNANYTKEQLSTWKIYKTKEKQGTVQRVASDQEVIVQNLFKKESNRQIYLGKKIQLSTGECGQIESTFGQTSKVKITFRECLKEDTLRLLKEGRANDVIVMLKYKKYVFNKNLGIIQ is encoded by the exons ATGgtggtaaaaaatttaaatattgggcTTCTTGGCCACGTTGATTCGGGCAAAACATCCTTGGCTAAAGTATTAAGTTCCATATCGAGCACCGCCAGCTTTGACAAGTCATCGCAATCACAACAGAGAG GCATAACTTTGGATTTGGGGTTTAGTGCGCTTCTCATAGATACACCTGCCCACATAAAGTGTCAATGTCCAGAGATTGAACAAATACAAATTACCTTTGTTGATTGCCCGGGCCATGCCAGCCTAATAAGAACAATTATAGGAG GTGCTCAAATCATTGATATGATGATCTTGGTCATTGATGCCCAAAAAGGCATACAAACCCAAACAGCTGAATGTATTGTAATAGGGGCCTTACTAAAGAGAAAACTTCTTGTGGTAGTGAATAAAATAGATATGTTTGAATCCGAGGAGAAAAAGGCAGCAACTCTAAAGAAACTCGATACGAAGTTAAgaaaagctatatcaagtacaCAGTTTGGGGATAGTTTTCCCATATTTCATGTTTCTGCTGTAAGTGGTGAGGGCATACAAGAGCTTTTGGAAGGCATTAAATCTAATTTATATATGCCAACCCGAAACTTGGATGAACCGTTCTTAATGTATGTGGACCACTGTTTTTCGATAAAAGGGCAAG GAACAATTTGTACAGGCACTGTGGTTCAAGGATCTGTTAGTGTAAATGATAACATTGATATTCCAAGCATAAAAGAGCAACGTAAAGTTAAATCAATGCAAATGTTTCGGAGACCAGTTCAAAAAGCCTCTATGGGCGATCGTGTTGGAATATGTCTAACACAATTTAATGCCAAATCTATGGAGAGGGGGATTCTATGTCAAGTGGGTTACATGCAGCTTATATATGCAGCTGTTATTCAATGTAACGTTATTGAATTCTACAAATATGCCATTAAgtcaaaatctaaatttcatgtAAGTGTTGGTCATAATACCATAATGGCCCATATAACACTATTCCAAGGAACTGGCGAAAGTCCAGTTTTTAATTCTGCATTGGAGTACGAATACATAGATGAGTTGGATGAGGATAAATGTAAGCAAACCACTAGTCAAACTGTGTTCTGTCTTTTGGAATTTGAAACACCGATTTATGCCACATCGAACTCCATATTGATTGCATCGAAATTGGATTTAGATGTTCATAGTACTTGTTGCCGATTAGCATTTTGGGGCAATATGCAATGGCATACCAATAATGCCAACTATACCAAGGAACAACTGTCTACAtggaaaatttacaaaacaaaagaaaaacaaggaaCTGTCCAAAGGGTGGCTAGTGATCAAGAAGTCATAGTacaaaatcttttcaaaaaGGAATCCAATCGTCAAATATACCTTGGCAAAAAGATACAGCTGTCAACTGGAGAGTGTGGACAAATCGAGAGCACATTTGGGCAAACATCTAAAGTAAAGATAACTTTCAGGGAGTGTTTAAAGGAGGATACCTTGCGATTGTTGAAGGAAGGTCGTGCAAATGATGTGATTGTAAtgcttaaatataaaaaatatgtttttaataaaaatttaggtATAATACAATAA
- the LOC106085180 gene encoding putative gustatory receptor 47b translates to MSLKQRLFAANTIHQCLYVLYFVLHHTGCLCFKIEKGMRIYYTRWSYVYTNIVRFLLLASFMGGLAIKVKDEEQYEAMVGHLSPVSKFVLCFECTISTLIYTQIAFSFDFKRMKHLAYCHRLQSLDNLLLKDFPCVQWNYDKSSRKFNALGSFVGFYFIGISLGFVFYLSHCSCGWQSSILIGFSYACMTCGPGTACFLFVAGMDMIRIRFRLIYKLLQISFGTSRPSLHGDVTRLRKLKLLQYYFQEYSSMIPTINEIFSNVSGTGSFHDFAMLTNMGFMLFSLTMGGKARPYEYIYTVLFMVPRFYKILMIAVYGRLALTSRRNCDHAFFQMGDYFSKPHLVRENLESFLHWRMHNNYYFSIGKIIRCDLSVLFMIFNSIANYMIILIQLQLQQNTISKTMRKDVELIST, encoded by the exons ATGAGTTTAAAACAGCGTCTTTTCGCAGCTAATACCATTCATCAGTGCTTATATGTGCTATATTTTGTTTTGCACCATACCGGTTGCCTATGTTTCAAAATAGAAAAGGGAATGCGAATATACTACACTCGATGGTCGTACGTGTATACAAATATTGTACGCTTTCTGCTATTGGCCAGCTTTATGGGTGGTCTGGCAATAAAGGTCAAAGATGAAGAACAGTACGAGGCAATGGTAGGGCATCTATCGCCtgtgtcaaaatttgttttgtgttttgagTGTACCATTAGTACCCTGATTTATACACAAATAGCTTTTAGTTTCGATTTTAAGCGAATGAAGCATTTAGCATACTGCCATCGCCTTCAAAGTCTTGATAATTTGCTACTCAAGGATTTCCCATGTGTCCAGTGGAACTATGACAAAAGTTCGCGAAAATTTAATGCCCTTGGTTCATTTGTGGGCTTTTATTTCATTGGCATATCTCTGGGATTCGTTTTCTATTTATCCCATTGCAGTTGCGGATGGCAAAGTTCCATTTTAATTGGCTTTTCATATGCTTGCATGACTTGTGGGCCGGGTACTGCCTGTTTCCTTTTTGTAGCTGGAATGGATATGATACGCATACGGTTTCGTTTGATATACAAACTATTGCAAATATCTTTTGGTACGAGTAGGCCATCTCTACATGGTGATGTCACGAGGCTAAGGAAGTTGAAACTCTTGCAATACTATTTTCAAGAGTACAGCTCAATGATACCAACTATTAATGAAATCTTTAGCAATGTCAGTGGAACTGGATCTTTCCATGACTTTGCCATGCTGACCAATATGGGATTTATGTTGTTTTCGTTGACAATGGGGGGCAAAGCACGGCCTTACGAATACATTTACACTGTACTGTTTATGGTGCCTCGCTTTTATAAGATCCTCATGATAGCAGTTTATGGACGTTTGGCTTTGACCTCG AGAAGAAATTGTGACCATGCCTTTTTCCAAATGGGAGACTATTTTAGTAAGCCTCATCTGGTGAGAGAAAATTTGGAATCTTTCTTGCATTGGCGCATGCATAACAACTATTATTTTAGCATTGGCAAGATAATACGATGTGATCTGTCGGTACTTTTTATG aTTTTCAATAGCATAGCCAATTATATGATCATTTTGATACAACTTCAACTCCAGCAAAATACAATTTCAAAGACTATGCGAAAGGATGTAGAGCTAATTTCAACATAA
- the LOC106085181 gene encoding probable N-acetyltransferase san, with amino-acid sequence MTRASIELGDVTPHNIKQLKKLNTVVFPVSYNDKFYVDVLEAGELAKLAYYNDIVVGAVCCRIDTSENQRRLYIMTLGCLSPYRRLGIGTVMFQHILNYVEKDGNFDSIFLHVQVNNESAIEFYKKFGFEIVETKEHYYRRIEPADAHVLQKTLRKTDPEASQPTSVQCNGQTEKRDKKA; translated from the exons ATGACCAG AGCCAGTATCGAATTGGGCGATGTAACTCCCCACAACATAAAGCAATTGAAAAAACTCAATACTGTGGTGTTTCCCGTATCCTATAACGACAAATTCTATGTGGATGTCTTAGAGGCTGGTGAATTAGCGAAGTTAGCCTATTACAATGACATTGTGGTGGGAGCAGTGTGCTGTCGCATTGATACTTCCGAGAATCAGAGACGATTGTATATAATGACATTGGGATGTTTGTCACCATATCGCAGACTAGGCATTGGTACTGTCATGTTTCAGCATATATTGAACTACGTGGAGAAGGACGGTAATTTTGATAGCATTTTTTt gcATGTCCAGGTGAATAATGAAAGTGCCATTGagttctataagaaatttggcTTTGAAATTGTGGAAACCAAAGAGCATTACTATAGACGCATTGAACCCGCTGATGCTCATGTACTGCAAAAGACTCTGCGCAAAACTGACCCTGAGGCCAGCCAACCAACAAGTGTTCAATGCAATGGCCAAACAGAGAAAAGAGACAAGAAAGCTTAA
- the LOC106085171 gene encoding large ribosomal subunit protein eL20 yields MKAKGQLKEYEVIGRKLPSEKEPQTPLYKMRIFAPDNIVAKSRFWYFLRQLKKFKKTTGEIVNLKQVYETSPTKIKNFGIWLRYDSRSGTHNMYREYRDLTVGGAVTQCYRDMGARHRARAHSIQIIKVEAIAASKTRRVHVKQFHDSKIKFPLVQRVHHKGNRKLFSYRKPRTYFL; encoded by the exons ATGAAAGCCAAGGGACAG TTGAAGGAATACGAGGTCATCGGCCGCAAGTTGCCCTCCGAAAAGGAGCCTCAGACTCCTTTGTACAAAATGAGAATCTTTGCCCCCGACAACATTGTTGCCAAATCCCGTTTCTGGTACTTCTTGCGCCAATTGAAGAAGTTCAAGAAGACCACCGGCGAAATTGTCAACCTTAAGCAAGTGTACGAAACCTCTCCCACCAAAATCAAGAATTTTGGCATCTGGTTGCGTTACGATTCCCGTTCTGGTACCCACAACATGTACCGTGAATACCGTGACTTGACTGTTGGTGGTGCTGTCACCCAATGCTATCGCGACATGGGTGCCCGTCATCGTGCTCGTGCCCACTCCATCCAAATAATTAAGGTTGAAGCTATTGCTGCTAGCAAGACCCGCCGTGTACATGTCAAACAATTCCACGACTCCAAGATCAAGTTCCCCTTGGTGCAACGTGTTCACCACAAGGGCAACAGAAAATTGTTCTCCTACAGGAAACCAAGAACCTACTTCTTGTAA